Below is a genomic region from Candidatus Methylomirabilota bacterium.
ATGCTGTCGGCGAGCGGCTTCGAGCGCGTGATCGAGCTGGCGCGGAGCGCGGTGGCCCGACCGGCGCTGGCGCGCGCTGCGATCACGCTGCCGCTAGCCGCCACACTCTGCGCGCTGGTGACCTACCTGCCCGTGTACGGGGGCGCGCTGCGCGCCAGCGCCGACCTGACCCGCGCGCCCGACGAGATCCTGGCCGCCCAAGGGGTGACGCGCGCACTGGTGTTCGTCCACACCCTGCCCGCCCTCTACGTGTCCCCCTATTCGTGGGCGTACTACCGGCGGAACAATCACCCTGACCTGACGGACCCGATCCTCTATGTGAACTACCTGGGGCCGGAGCGGAACAAGGAGTTCGCCCGCCTCTTTCCCGATCGACCCGTCTTCTCCATGGGCATGCGAGACGGGAAGTTCACCGTGCTGCCCGGCCCGTAGGGCCGCCCCTAGGCGGTGCGCGCCCAGGAGACGCAGATCAGGTTCGAGGGCAGGAGCGGCAAACCGGTGGTGAGCAGCCGGTTGGCGCGCTCCGGCGGGAATAGTGAGAGGAAGCTCCTCGCGTCCAGCAGGTTGAGGTTCTCCACCTCGGCGAAGTAGGGTTGCCCGAGCCGGCGCAGTGCCGCCCGATACGTCGCGTCGGGCAGCCAGTGCAAGAGCGGCAGGAACGTGTGGAGCTCGACGGGGAAGCGCTTGTTGGGCGTGGTGAACACGACGCAGCGCGAGACCCGGCACACCTCGGCCACCAGCGCCCGCTGCTGCTCGCGCGTCCCCCCGTGCTCCACGACCGCGTTGCAGAGCCCGTAGTCGAAGTAGGCGTTCGGCCGCGGGATCGCGCGGAGATCGGCCTCGAGATAAGTAATGCCAGGGAATGACTCCGCGAACCAGCCCGCCTCTTCGGAGGCGCGGCCGATCACGGTGAGCTGCTCGCGGTAGGGGTAGAGCCGCTCGAAGAACGTGTGCACTTCGTGGTCGCGGTGGCCCGACACGCCGAAGTCGGCCACCTTCGAGCTCGGGCCCGGCGCGCACTCCCGCATGAAGAGGTCGAAGATCCCCTTGCGGACCTTGAAGGCGAGGTCGTTCTTGAGTCGGTCGAGCTTGCCGAGCTCGGCGGAGTACTTGAGGGCCATCGTCAGCGCGCGCGCGTCGGCTTGCGTGCGATGAACGCCATCGTGGCGGTGCGGCTCATCAGCGACTGGAGCAGCGTCACGGGCAGGAACGGCGCGATGAGGAACGGGTACCAGCGCACGCGGCCATTGGCGGGCACGCGCAGCCCCGCGCGAGCGGCCAGCCAGTTCTGGATGCCCGCGCTCCAGCCGACCGTCCGCAGCCGGGGCGTGATCCGCACGCCCTCGAAGCCCGCCTGGTCACACGCCCGGGTGATGGTCTCGGGGGTGAAGAGGGCGATGTGCCGCGGAAAGTGGAGCGCGCCCCAGTAGCGGCCGAAGAGGCGGAAGTCCCAGCAGTCGATGTTGGGCGTCTCGCCGAACAGCGTGCCGCCCGGCTTGAGGAGCGTCCAGGCGCGGCGCAGTGTCGCGATGGGATCGCGCACGTGCTCGATGACGTGGCCCATGCGGATCAGGTCGAAGGAGCCGGGCTCGAAGTTCGTATCGGCCAGGTCGCCCTGGCGCACGTTGAAGCCCTGGGCGGCGGCGCGGCGCGCCGCCTCCACGTCGAGCTCGAGCCCGCACACTTCCCACTTCCCCGCCCGCGCCAAGGCCACCAGCGCGCCGCCCGCGCCGCAGCCCACGTCGAGCACGCGCCCGGTGGGGCCGATGAGGCCCGCCACCCGCCGTGCGTCCAGCCAGTAGGTGATCTTGAAGAGCCACCCGACCACCGGATCGTCGCCATACACGGCGTAGCTGGGCGGGTAGAACGCGGGAATCTCGGCGGCGGCCGGCCGCGGCGCCTGGTAGTAGAGGCCACAGGCCGCGCAACGCGCCAGCCCCCACCGCCCGGGCACGCCGTACTCGTAGTCGCCCGCCTCCAGCACACGGCTCGCGTGGCGATCGGTGCGGCAGAGATCGCAGACGAAGCCGGCCAGCTCGGTGACGGCCGTGCTCATGCCGTCCTCCGCGAGGGCTCGGGCAGGTCCCACTCCGCGCGGATCTTCCGCCACACGAAGCCGAAGTAGCTCCGGTTCACGGGCACCGGAATGCCCGCCTCCACCAGCAGCCGGTGCATCTGTGGCAGGTTGTAGTTCGGGATGCTGGGAAAGACGTGATGCTCGTAGTGAAGGTACTGGCCGAAGGGCGCGATGATCCACTGCTCCAGGGGGTTCAGCCGACTCGTCCGCGTCACCCACGTCTCGCGCGCGCCGTCGGGGCGATAGCCCGCCTCGAAGCCGTGCTCGGCGATGGAGCGGATGCGGATCTGCACGGGATAGAGCATCGTGATGGGCAGGATGTGGAGGAGCACGTAGGCGAGCGGCCCCGCCGTCGCCGCGTAGAGGGCCAGCAGGGCGAGCTGGGTCACCGCCACCGGCACGAACTGGGCGGCCAGACGCCCGAAGTAGGCCGGGGTGAGGTTCCGCCAGGGCGAGACGGAGTACGTCGTTCGGTCCGACTGGAAGTACTGGAGGAAGCGCTTCAGCGCGGAGACGAAGAAGAGATCCTGGACGAGCCCGCGCAGGATCTCGCGCCCGGGCGCGCTCGGCTGGCTGAAGATGACATCCGGGTCTCGGTCGGTGTTGAGGAACAGGTGATGATCCATGTGCGCCTGGCGATGCCCCGAGCGCGTGTAGCCGAGGAGGCAGGCGCAGACATTGCCCACGAAGCGGTTCAGGCGCGGGTTCTTGAAGAGCGTGCCGTGGTCGCTCTCGTGCACGAGCTGGGCGGCGGAGTTGAAGTTGCGGATGGCCAGGAGCACGCCGAGGGCGTGCACCCACCACCGGGGCCAGAGCGCCACCGCGACGGGGAGCGCGGCGAACGACAGGAGCGCCGCGGCCACGTCGAGCGCGCTGCGACCGTCGCGCAGCCGGTGGGCGGCGCGGAGGGCGTCAAGCGTGATGGCGCCGGAGGCGAGCGCCTCGCGCGCCGAGCGCGGCGCGCCCACCGTCATCTCGTCGAGGGTGCCGGACACCCGGGCGGCGGTCGCGCCGGGTGTCATGGTCGGCTTCGCCATGGCTAGAAGGCCTTCATGGCGAGCACCCGGCGAGCGATCGTGCCGGCGAGGCCGCCGAGCCGACCCTTGGGGGCCAAGTGATAGACGCCGTCGCTCTCGACGAGGAATCCATTCATCGCCATCGTGCGCAGCCGGTCGTGCATCAGCACCTCGACCCCGCACACCGCCTGCATCTGATCGAGCGTCATGCGCTGCTGGGGAGACCGCGCCATCTCGATGAGCAGGCGCACCGTGATGGACCGGTCGGCGTGGTAGTAGAACAGCACGCCGGTGAGGAAGAGCAGGATCAGAAGCGCCGCGCCGTTCAGCAGCGACAGCGTGCCCGCCCCACCCACGAACCGCTCGGGGAGGAAGCCGAGGTCGGCGGGCGTGAAAAGGTGCAGCGTCACGTAGACGACGGGCATGGGGGCGAACCAGCTCACCATGGAGGCAAAGGCCTTCTCCGGCGCGCGCAGCTGGAACACGATGCCCTGCACGAGCGCCCACATCCACACGAGGACCCAGCCGAGTACCATGCCTTTCAGCACGGCCGGCTCCCCACCAGCGGCGAGTCTGCGTTGATCAGCCGCTTGAGGAACGCGCCCAGGGCGGCGACGCGCTCGCCCGGCGGCAGCAGGCGATACGTCCCGCCGTCATGGCTGATGTAGCCGCCGGCGACGAGCTTGGGCAGTCGCCGCTGGAAGATGAGATTCACAGGCTCCTCGCGTCCCTGCATGGCGAGAGCCTCCGCCGCGCTGATGCCGCGGGCGCCGCGCGCGCGCAGCTCCACCATCACCCCCATGGACGGGCTCAGGCACGCGAAGTAGGCGAAGCACCAGAAGCCGTGGAAGACGAGGGCGAGGATCAGGAGCCCGTTGGCGAAGTCCACCGGCGCGGAAGGCTCGAGCCACCCGGCGGGGAGAAAGCCCAGGTCAGAGGGCGTGAGCGGAAAGGCCGCCGCATAGCCCAGGACGGACCCCGCGAAGGCCGCGAGGAATAGCTTGAACTCCTTGTTGCCCCGGTAGACGCGGAGCGCGAGCGCGCTCCCGAGCACCAGGAGGAGGAAGGCCGCTGCGGCCAGGGTCAGTCCTTTCATCGCGCCGGCGCCGCTACTCCAGCCACTTCTGGAAGTCGGTGATGAATTGGGTCACCGCCTCGTCGGTCTTGGGATGGCTCACCATCTGGCGGAAGAACTTGGGCGGGACGGTGACGATGTCCGCGCCGGCCTGCAGCGCCTCGTTGATGTCGGCGATGTGGCGGATGCTCCCCACGATGATCTCGCAGCCCGAGCCCGACTCGCGCAGGGTCTGGCGCACCTGGCGCACCACCGAGGCGGCATCGTACCCGATGTCGCGGATGCGGCCGTAGAAGAGGCTCACGTAGTTGGCGCCCGCCGCCGCCGCCATCACCGCCTGGTTGTACGACATGCAGCAGGTACAGTTGACGCGGATCCCGCGCCGGCGCAGCTCGCGGATGACCGCCAGCTCGTCCCAGCCCACCGGGACCTTGACGTTGATGTTCTTGTAGTGGCCGAAGTGCCCCACGAAGTCCTCGGCCTGGCGGATCATCTCCTCGCGCTTGGTCGAGAACACCTCCACCGAGAGGGGGATGTCGTAGCCGTAGCGCTGGGCGAGCTCGATGATCTTCTTGATGTGCTCGCGGAAGTCGCCCTTCTGCTCCTTGGCCAGGATCGACGGGTTGGTGGTGATGCCGGCGGGGAAGCCGCGATCCAGGGCCTCCTCGATCTCCACCAGGTTCGCGGAATCGACGAAGATCTTCATGGCATTCTCCCCCGGCCGGCGACCTACTCGGTCACCGTCCAGTAGTAGTCACCGCCATAGCCGGCCTCGCGGAACAGCCGCCGCCAGCCCTCGGGATCCGAGTAGGTCACCGCCGTGAGCTGCCACCGCTCGAACTTCTCCCGCTGCTCCTCGTTGAGCCAGGAGTCGACCTGGACATAGCGATGCGCGCGGCTCACCCGCTCGATCTCGCGCAGAGCGCACACGCAGTCCGCACGGCCGAGGTTGTGAAGCGCGTTGATCGACAGCACGAGGTCGAAGGCGCGGTCCGCGAAGGGCAGGCGCTCGGCGGAGCCGCGCACCACGAGCCCACGCACGTCCTCCATCGCCTGGCCGAGCGCGTAGGCGGACACATCGAGCCCGGCGACGCGGAGCCCGGGCACCGCCTGCCGAAGGTCGTGGAGCAGGAACCCCTTGGCGCAGCCCACGTCCAGGACGCGCTGGCCCGGCGCCAGCCGGTAGTGCTCGCGCAGGCGCTCCGCGATGGGCACCCAGCGGCCGTCGTAGCGATAGCCCCCGTAGCCCTGGCCGCGGTCGCCGTCGAAGTACTCGCGCTCGAAGCGCTTGGCGATCTCGCGCTGCGCGGGCACCGCCGCCGCTCGCGAGGCGATGTCGCGGGTCGTGCGCGGGTAGCGGTCGAGGAGATTGATCTCAGCCACGGTGAAGCGCCCCGAAGGCGGCGAGGGTGGCGCGCAGGCCCTCGTCGAACGGCGTGAACGCGAAGCCCGGCAGCGCCCGGTAGAGCCGCGCGGTGTCGAAGCGGCGATGGGTGATCGCGCCGGCGCGCGGCGCATGCGTCACCGTGACCTCGTAGGGCACGAGGCCGCGAATGGACTTCACCACGTCCGCGAAGGGGCGGCTCTCGCCGGTGGCGACGTTGAAGACCCCGGTAGCGCGCATCCGCACGAGCCCGGCGACGATGGCCGCGACGTCATCCACGTAGATGTGGTCGCGCTCCTCCTCGCCCTCGCCGAAGACGCGAACGCCGCGGTCCTTCGCCAGCGAGCGCGCGAAGGCGTTCGGCCCATAGGCGCCGTGCGGGTCGCCGGGGCCGTAGACGCCGGTCACCCGGAGCGTCAGCAGGGGCACGCCGGCGGCGCGCGCGGCGTACTCCATCACGCGCTCGCCCGCGTACTTGGCCAGCGCGTAGTAGCCGCCGGGGCTCACCGGGGTCGCCTCGGTGACCGGATTCACGTCGAAGCCGTACACCGCGTCCGAGCTCACGTAAACGCAGAGCCCGGGTGGGCGGCCCGCGAGCGCCCTCGCGACATTCGTCGCCATGGCCATGTTGGCCATGAAGGTGTCCGGCGTCTGCCCCCGGTCGGGCGTCAACGCGGAGGCGAAGACCAAGGCGGTGCCCCCGTCCAGGACGCCGTCGAGCGCGGCCAACGCCTCCGCGCGCGTGAGGTCGAGGGTCGCCGAGGTGTGGCCGATCACGGGCATGCCGTCGCCGCCCAGGCGCGCGGCAAGGGCGCGGCCGAGATGGCCACTCGCTCCCAGCAGCACCACCCGGGACGGCCAGGCGCTCATCGCCCGATGCTCTCCCACTTCATGGGCGCGGCCTTGAGCTTCGGATGCGACACGAGGCAGTGCCACACCACCGCCTGGAACGCCTCGGCATGCGCGGTGACGAGATCGGGGCTGACGGTCGGGATGATCACGCAGGCGTCGGCGACCTTGGCGGTGAAGCCGCCGTCGCGCCCCACGATGCCGGCGACGCGGGCGCCCACCGCCTTGGCGTGCTCGAGGGCGCGGACCAGGTTGGTGCTGACGCCGCGCTCGGCGTCGCCGCCACCCACCGAGAAGACGAGCACCGCGTCCTTCGCAGAAAGCCGGCTCCCCGCGAGCCAGGCCGCGAACGAGGTGTCCCACCCGTCGTCGTTGATCCGCGCGGTCAGCTCGGACACGTTGTCGGTGGGCGCGTAGGCCTCGAAGTGGGCGATCTTCCGGAAGTCGTTCACGGCATGCGAGGCGTTGCCCGCGCTCCCGCCGACGCCCAGGATGAAGAGCCGCCCTCCCGCCGCCCGGGCGGCGACGAGGAGGTCGACCACCCGGGCCACCGCGGCCTGGTCGATGCCCGCGGCGACGCGGCCGGCTTCAGCGAGATAGCGGGCGATGAAGTCCATGGGCTTCCTCGGCGCGGGCCAGTACCACGTCGATGGCCTCGCTGAGGCTCGTCACCCGGCGGTCGGCGCTGTCGCACCCGCTGTAGGGCCGCTCGAGCAGCACGGTGTAGCACCCCGCGCGGCGCCCCGCTTCGATGTCGCGCCAGCGGTCGCCGACCACCAGGCAGGCCGCGAGGTCCAGGCCCCACTTCGCGGCGGCGGCGTGGAGCATGCCCGGTCGGGGCTTGCGACACGCGCAGTCGGCCCCGTCGTCATGAGGGCACACGAAGATGTCAGCCACGCTCAGGTCGGCGCGCAGGCGGGCGTGCATGCGCTCGAGCACGGTGGGATCGAGGGTGCCGCGCGCCACCTCGGGCTGATTGGTGAACACGATGGGCAGGAGCTTGGCCGCGCGCAGCCGCGCCACCTGGACGCGCGAGTCCTCGCACACGCGGAAGTCTTCCAGGGTGAGGGCCGCGTAGGCGCGGTTGTCGCGCACGAAGGTGTCCACGAGTACGCCGTCGCGGTCGAGGAAGACGGCCCGGCGGTTCATCGCTCGCTCCCCGGATGGCCCATCCGGACCAGCTCCACCCCGTCCAGCTCGGTCCGGCGGGGATCGACCACGCCCACGCAGTCGATCACGAGGGGGCGGCGCATGGACTTGAAGGCGTCGCGCGGCGTGGCCGCGAACTCGTCCCAGTCGGTGAGCACGAGCAGGCAGTCGGCGCCGGCCAGCACCGCCTCGCGATCGGGCAGCACCGTCGCCGGCACGTCCACGTCGGCGGCGCCCACCAGCGGGTCATAGGCGCGGACGTCCGCGCGGCCGCGCAGGTCGCCGATGACCCGCAGCGACATCGAGTTCTTGGTCGAGCGCGTGTCCTTCTTGTACGCGAGCCCCCAGACGGCGACGATTGGGCGCGGCGTCTCCACGAGCACCCGCCGCTCGAGCTGGCGATGCACCCAGCGGTAGCGGTCGGCGTTGTAGCGGATCAGGGTCTCGATGTAGGAGGCGTCTACCCCGTGCGCCGCGCAGAGGCCGCGCAGGGTGACGAGGTCGCGCTCGAGATTGCCCCCGGCCACGCCGAGGCTCGGCCGGATGTAGGCGTGAGCGCCGATGCGCTTGTCGAGGCGGAGGGCCGGCGCCATCTCCGACCAGTCCGCGCCCACCTCCTCGCAGAGGTCGGCCAGCGTATTGGCGTAGGTGACAGCGCCGAAGAGGTAGAGGTTGATGGCGGTCTTGGTGAGCTCGGCGCTCTCGTAGCGCATGGGCAGGACGGGACAGCCAAAGCGCGCGAGCCCGTCGGCCAGCTCCGCGGGGAGCGGCCGCGCCGGATCGGGCGCGCCCACGATGATGCGCTCGGGCTCGAGGAAGCGCCGCAGCGCGTTCCCGAAGATCAGCGTCTCCACCCAGTAGTGGACGCGCAGGCCCAGGCCGGGGCGGCGCGCCTCGATGCGCGCGGCGAGACTGCGAGTGAAGCCGGGCGGCACCTGGCTCATCATCGCCAGCACGGCGCCGGGGCGCAGATGCGGGATGGCCGCGTCGACCAGGCGCAGCACCGCGGAGGTGTCGCTGCCGTTGCCCGCGTCCGTCGGGACGTCGCGCGAGACGATCACCAGCGGACACTCGGCCAGGACAGCGGGATCCGTGGAGAAGCGCATGCGCCCGCACGCGGCCGCGAAAGCCTCGGAAAGGCCGGGCTCGTGCACGGGCAGCTCGCCCCGGACGAGCGCGTCGACGGGCGCGCGATCGAGGTCCACGCCGACCACCGGCGAGCCCAGGGACGCCCAGCCCACGCTCGACACGATGCCGAGATGCGAAAGTCCGAGAAACCCCGTGAGCACCCCGGTCACGCGTCGCCCTCCAGCGAGGCCGCGGCCGCCGCCTCGATGGTGCGCGAGAGCCAGAGATCGTTGTCTCGTGACGTGCGCCCCGCCGCCGCCATGGACTCGAAGTGGCGCAGATCGCCCGCCCACGTCTGATCGGGGCCGGGCACCGTCTCGCGGGTCTCCTCGGGCACGCCGCTGGGCCGCTTGCGCCGCCGCACGATCAGCTCGCTGCCGCCCCACTTGGTGAGCCCATCCATCTCGAGCGCGCCCGCCTCGCCGATGACCTCGATGCGCCAGCGGTTCTTCCAGGAGAGAAAGCTGCACTCGATCACCACCGCGCGGTCGGCGGTGGCGAGGATGCAGTGATCGAGCCCCTTGAGCTCGTGGCCGCGCCGCTCCCACACCCGGAACTCGGCGCCGACGCGCCCGAACACGTGGCCGGCGAGGTCGATGAGGTGGCTCGCCATGTCTTCGAGGATGCCGAGGCGGCTGTCTCGCCAGGTACCCGCGATGTTCCCGGCGGTGCCGTTGCCGTAGAACATCCGCGCCCGGTACACGCGCCCGATGGTCTCCGCGTCCAGGTGCCGCTTGAGCGCGATCACGTGTGGCTCGAAGCGGAAGTTGTAGGACGTGTACCAGATGGCCCGGCCCGCGCGCGCGTGGCGGTCGAGCTCGGCGGCAGCGCCGGCGTCGATGATGAGCGGCTTCTCCACCAACACATGTTTCCCACGCGAAAGGTAATATTGGAGGAGCGCGAGCTTGGCGTCGTTGGGCACGGCCAGGATGGCGGCGTCGTACCGGTCCGGCGGGCACTCCTCGGGCCGGCGGTGGTGGGCGGCGTGATTGAACGGGTCCACCGTGGCCACGCAGCGGTCGCCGAGCACGGCGCGCCGCTTCTCCCCGATATTGCCGAGCCCGACGATCACGTACCGCATGCCTTACTCGAAGTGCGCCCGCTTCTCGAGCCGCGTGATCTTCTCGTCCACCTCGGCCGGAGCCACCGGGCGGTTGCCCTGGTACTCGCAGGCGATCGCCGCCGCGACGGAGCCCAGGATGGAGGCGACCACGATGTCGCCGGTGCGCGCAAGCCCCAGCGACGCGTAGGCGAGGAGGGCGTCGCCCGCGCCCACCGG
It encodes:
- a CDS encoding class I SAM-dependent methyltransferase, which produces MALKYSAELGKLDRLKNDLAFKVRKGIFDLFMRECAPGPSSKVADFGVSGHRDHEVHTFFERLYPYREQLTVIGRASEEAGWFAESFPGITYLEADLRAIPRPNAYFDYGLCNAVVEHGGTREQQRALVAEVCRVSRCVVFTTPNKRFPVELHTFLPLLHWLPDATYRAALRRLGQPYFAEVENLNLLDARSFLSLFPPERANRLLTTGLPLLPSNLICVSWARTA
- a CDS encoding class I SAM-dependent methyltransferase; amino-acid sequence: MSTAVTELAGFVCDLCRTDRHASRVLEAGDYEYGVPGRWGLARCAACGLYYQAPRPAAAEIPAFYPPSYAVYGDDPVVGWLFKITYWLDARRVAGLIGPTGRVLDVGCGAGGALVALARAGKWEVCGLELDVEAARRAAAQGFNVRQGDLADTNFEPGSFDLIRMGHVIEHVRDPIATLRRAWTLLKPGGTLFGETPNIDCWDFRLFGRYWGALHFPRHIALFTPETITRACDQAGFEGVRITPRLRTVGWSAGIQNWLAARAGLRVPANGRVRWYPFLIAPFLPVTLLQSLMSRTATMAFIARKPTRAR
- a CDS encoding fatty acid desaturase, giving the protein MAKPTMTPGATAARVSGTLDEMTVGAPRSAREALASGAITLDALRAAHRLRDGRSALDVAAALLSFAALPVAVALWPRWWVHALGVLLAIRNFNSAAQLVHESDHGTLFKNPRLNRFVGNVCACLLGYTRSGHRQAHMDHHLFLNTDRDPDVIFSQPSAPGREILRGLVQDLFFVSALKRFLQYFQSDRTTYSVSPWRNLTPAYFGRLAAQFVPVAVTQLALLALYAATAGPLAYVLLHILPITMLYPVQIRIRSIAEHGFEAGYRPDGARETWVTRTSRLNPLEQWIIAPFGQYLHYEHHVFPSIPNYNLPQMHRLLVEAGIPVPVNRSYFGFVWRKIRAEWDLPEPSRRTA
- a CDS encoding transaldolase family protein — encoded protein: MKIFVDSANLVEIEEALDRGFPAGITTNPSILAKEQKGDFREHIKKIIELAQRYGYDIPLSVEVFSTKREEMIRQAEDFVGHFGHYKNINVKVPVGWDELAVIRELRRRGIRVNCTCCMSYNQAVMAAAAGANYVSLFYGRIRDIGYDAASVVRQVRQTLRESGSGCEIIVGSIRHIADINEALQAGADIVTVPPKFFRQMVSHPKTDEAVTQFITDFQKWLE
- a CDS encoding class I SAM-dependent methyltransferase, which translates into the protein MAEINLLDRYPRTTRDIASRAAAVPAQREIAKRFEREYFDGDRGQGYGGYRYDGRWVPIAERLREHYRLAPGQRVLDVGCAKGFLLHDLRQAVPGLRVAGLDVSAYALGQAMEDVRGLVVRGSAERLPFADRAFDLVLSINALHNLGRADCVCALREIERVSRAHRYVQVDSWLNEEQREKFERWQLTAVTYSDPEGWRRLFREAGYGGDYYWTVTE
- a CDS encoding NAD(P)-dependent oxidoreductase, with amino-acid sequence MSAWPSRVVLLGASGHLGRALAARLGGDGMPVIGHTSATLDLTRAEALAALDGVLDGGTALVFASALTPDRGQTPDTFMANMAMATNVARALAGRPPGLCVYVSSDAVYGFDVNPVTEATPVSPGGYYALAKYAGERVMEYAARAAGVPLLTLRVTGVYGPGDPHGAYGPNAFARSLAKDRGVRVFGEGEEERDHIYVDDVAAIVAGLVRMRATGVFNVATGESRPFADVVKSIRGLVPYEVTVTHAPRAGAITHRRFDTARLYRALPGFAFTPFDEGLRATLAAFGALHRG
- a CDS encoding SIS domain-containing protein is translated as MDFIARYLAEAGRVAAGIDQAAVARVVDLLVAARAAGGRLFILGVGGSAGNASHAVNDFRKIAHFEAYAPTDNVSELTARINDDGWDTSFAAWLAGSRLSAKDAVLVFSVGGGDAERGVSTNLVRALEHAKAVGARVAGIVGRDGGFTAKVADACVIIPTVSPDLVTAHAEAFQAVVWHCLVSHPKLKAAPMKWESIGR
- a CDS encoding HAD-IIIA family hydrolase: MNRRAVFLDRDGVLVDTFVRDNRAYAALTLEDFRVCEDSRVQVARLRAAKLLPIVFTNQPEVARGTLDPTVLERMHARLRADLSVADIFVCPHDDGADCACRKPRPGMLHAAAAKWGLDLAACLVVGDRWRDIEAGRRAGCYTVLLERPYSGCDSADRRVTSLSEAIDVVLARAEEAHGLHRPLSR
- a CDS encoding nucleotide sugar dehydrogenase is translated as MTGVLTGFLGLSHLGIVSSVGWASLGSPVVGVDLDRAPVDALVRGELPVHEPGLSEAFAAACGRMRFSTDPAVLAECPLVIVSRDVPTDAGNGSDTSAVLRLVDAAIPHLRPGAVLAMMSQVPPGFTRSLAARIEARRPGLGLRVHYWVETLIFGNALRRFLEPERIIVGAPDPARPLPAELADGLARFGCPVLPMRYESAELTKTAINLYLFGAVTYANTLADLCEEVGADWSEMAPALRLDKRIGAHAYIRPSLGVAGGNLERDLVTLRGLCAAHGVDASYIETLIRYNADRYRWVHRQLERRVLVETPRPIVAVWGLAYKKDTRSTKNSMSLRVIGDLRGRADVRAYDPLVGAADVDVPATVLPDREAVLAGADCLLVLTDWDEFAATPRDAFKSMRRPLVIDCVGVVDPRRTELDGVELVRMGHPGSER
- a CDS encoding Gfo/Idh/MocA family oxidoreductase; protein product: MRYVIVGLGNIGEKRRAVLGDRCVATVDPFNHAAHHRRPEECPPDRYDAAILAVPNDAKLALLQYYLSRGKHVLVEKPLIIDAGAAAELDRHARAGRAIWYTSYNFRFEPHVIALKRHLDAETIGRVYRARMFYGNGTAGNIAGTWRDSRLGILEDMASHLIDLAGHVFGRVGAEFRVWERRGHELKGLDHCILATADRAVVIECSFLSWKNRWRIEVIGEAGALEMDGLTKWGGSELIVRRRKRPSGVPEETRETVPGPDQTWAGDLRHFESMAAAGRTSRDNDLWLSRTIEAAAAASLEGDA